The genome window GATATGCCACGGTCAAAACAGGAATCGGACAACATTGATTTTATGGcccaaaaatgttcataatagttcataatattttttgaacccaaaaatcgaagttgtTCGATTCGAGTTTTGACCACGGCATATCAAAGGTATATTGTACGTCTATTGCGGAACCAAATCTAATTAAAACACACATTTAAAGCTAATACCTAGAGGGTGTGCCATTAAAAACTTTGCATCCgtcttattttgaattacaatCAAAACGTTAGAAATTGTCGCGACACcgtcgattttgttttcgaaAAGGACAAATTTAGCGTTAAATGCAGATCCCCAAAAATAACCCCCTTCGCAGGGGTGCATTCAACTTTAGAAACGCAAATGGCACTATATGTCGAGTGACACCTCATTTGAAAGAGTTTTTAACTCTTGTTGTCAGCGtatgatattttctaattgaacTAAATATATTACGGTATGACTGTGACCGGACCGATTGGCGAAATTTGCAGTTCCCATCGCGGTCATATCTGAGCGATTTATTACGTTGTTTTGGATGGGGAGCATTCAAATTCTGACcaaaaatgcaacttttctATATTGGTATATTCAAAGTTTTAACACTTGTTTTTAGAGTTCCATCTCAGCACGTTGCTCGCATCGTCTCGTCATTCACTAGTTTTCCTCGATACTATTTTAACTCAATACTATCATTCGATGCCAATAAACTTTAGCTACAGAGCTAGAAGAAAGGTTGTTGGCTATTTTTTGCACGGAACAGtatctctgagactgcgaattCAGAGTGTTCCGAACATGATTGTTTATTTCATAGTTAGTTAATCgcgttattttataaattttcgaattccTTTGACGTTGACGAAATTCAACATTTCTGGTCACTTCGAGCCGGAACAACGATATGCCCGTTTGCCTGCAGTCTCTTCTCTTTGAACGCGATCTTCCTTATAAATATCAGTTTAAGTCGGAAATCCACTaccaatatttaatattacagTTACTCCATGGCCAAGTGGTGCTGCATTTCACTTTATACTATTGATCCCACCACCACATAACAACTGCATACCAGAAATTACAAGTTCATCACAAcagtaaacaataaaacataaacatatatcaccaacaattattttttattggcaGATTACATCAGTTGCGCTTTTTAAACACATCCGCAAGATTTTACTGGGGCAGGTACACGGCTCAAGATTGAGTTGAGCAGGCATGGGCTGAGAGCTGAAGGTGAAGCAGCGCATGATGGAGCTGGAGAGCTGAGGTATACAGTATGTGGATGAGCTGGACCACTGACGTATACAGTAGATGGAGCTGGAGCTGGAGCCGATGAAGGAGTGCAAGATACCAAAGATGGGGTTATTCCGTATTTCTGGCACGAGCAGTAGTTGCCCAATGGGATTTCTTCAGGGAGGGCGAGAGGAATGTTGATGTCTGGGTGTTGGGTGAGCTTGGTCCTAATAGGTGGGCATGTGTAAGAAGTGGGCACGTTGTAGAGAGCACTCTTCAAGTTAAGTCCTGGGATTGGGCATGGTGGTGGTGGTGGGGTGAAGAGACATCCAGCATTAgcctgaaaaataatattcaacaTTAATAATTGTGTTAAGTTTGCAAGggatttttaagataattgaCGGTATATAGATTTTTTACGATGTTAAGGAATACTTACTTGGGCCACAACTAGGGCGATGAAAGCAACTGCGAATCTGAgagccattttttaaaaatgttattttgattttgtcaGTATTTGAACTGTACCCTGAGATCATGTCGGAACCAATTTATACCAAAAATCATCTCGTTGATAAGAAGCAGCTGGTTGAGTCTGCGACGTCACAAGTTTGTATATGAGACgtgatattttgc of Euwallacea similis isolate ESF13 chromosome 3, ESF131.1, whole genome shotgun sequence contains these proteins:
- the LOC136419720 gene encoding uncharacterized protein; this encodes MALRFAVAFIALVVAQANAGCLFTPPPPPCPIPGLNLKSALYNVPTSYTCPPIRTKLTQHPDINIPLALPEEIPLGNYCSCQKYGITPSLVSCTPSSAPAPAPSTINAP